Proteins encoded together in one Kingella oralis window:
- a CDS encoding MOSC domain-containing protein gives MHPIAQIRQIRIGQPENFARNQQSAINKQPVSGKIAVTPTGLAGDGVGDPRFHGGADKAVHVYALHHYDTWRRELPAAQNMRLGGFGENFCLDGADEHSVCIGDKWQIGTARFAVSQGRQPCWKLNERFGIADMSLRVQQGLRCGWYLRVLAAGEVAAGDEVFLLSRPFPEWSVARVLALIDSRCCDADEMRAVLRLPLPESWAWLFARRLETGGCEDWDRRLFGDGSDGKKAA, from the coding sequence ATGCACCCCATCGCCCAAATCCGACAAATCCGCATCGGGCAGCCTGAAAACTTTGCCCGCAACCAACAAAGCGCGATTAACAAGCAGCCTGTCAGCGGCAAAATCGCCGTTACGCCCACAGGTTTGGCGGGCGACGGGGTGGGCGATCCGCGTTTTCACGGCGGCGCGGACAAGGCGGTGCACGTTTATGCGCTGCACCATTACGATACTTGGCGGCGTGAATTGCCTGCGGCACAAAATATGCGCTTAGGCGGCTTTGGCGAGAATTTTTGCCTGGATGGCGCGGATGAGCACTCGGTGTGCATCGGCGACAAATGGCAGATCGGCACGGCGCGTTTTGCCGTGAGCCAAGGGCGGCAGCCGTGTTGGAAGCTGAACGAGCGTTTCGGCATCGCGGATATGTCGCTGCGCGTGCAGCAGGGTTTGCGCTGCGGCTGGTATCTGCGCGTGTTGGCGGCGGGCGAAGTGGCGGCAGGCGATGAAGTGTTTTTGCTCTCGCGACCGTTTCCCGAATGGTCGGTGGCGCGGGTGCTGGCGCTGATTGACAGCCGCTGTTGCGATGCAGACGAAATGCGCGCCGTATTGCGCCTGCCGCTGCCCGAATCGTGGGCGTGGCTGTTTGCGCGGCGGCTGGAAACGGGCGGGTGCGAAGATTGGGACAGACGTTTGTTCGGCGACGGCAGCGACGGCAAAAAGGCAGCCTGA
- the metF gene encoding methylenetetrahydrofolate reductase [NAD(P)H] — MTTSRSLSFEFFPTRTPEGRAKQILVRQELKQFNPQFFSCTSGAGGSTREGTLQTVRDILNEQTPAAPHLPCIGMLENEIVELLQQYKDIGVNRLIALRGDIPSGTGFGMEGLRYANELVALVKQKFGDHFHTIVAAYPEYHPQSQNAADDLRYFVQKVNAGADSAITQYFFNADAYFNFVDDAQRAGVDIPIIPGIIPVDSFTKLVRFSDMCGAEIPRWLRLKLYSYADDAESIRAFALDVVTHMCERLLQGGAPGLHFYTLNRADLSAEICKRIYGAPAK; from the coding sequence ATGACCACCTCCCGCAGTCTCAGCTTTGAATTTTTCCCCACCCGCACCCCCGAAGGGCGCGCCAAGCAAATTCTTGTGCGCCAAGAGCTCAAACAGTTCAACCCGCAATTTTTCTCCTGCACCTCGGGCGCAGGCGGCTCCACGCGCGAGGGCACGCTGCAAACCGTGCGCGATATTCTAAACGAGCAAACCCCCGCCGCCCCGCATCTGCCGTGCATCGGCATGCTGGAAAACGAAATTGTTGAATTGCTGCAACAATACAAAGACATCGGCGTAAACCGCCTGATTGCCCTGCGCGGCGACATCCCATCGGGCACAGGCTTTGGCATGGAAGGCTTGCGCTACGCCAACGAACTCGTTGCCCTAGTCAAACAAAAATTTGGCGACCACTTTCACACCATTGTCGCCGCCTACCCCGAATACCATCCCCAATCGCAAAACGCCGCCGATGATTTGCGCTACTTCGTGCAAAAAGTGAACGCAGGCGCAGACAGTGCCATCACGCAATATTTTTTCAACGCCGATGCCTACTTCAACTTTGTGGACGATGCCCAACGCGCAGGTGTGGACATCCCCATCATCCCTGGTATCATCCCCGTGGACAGCTTCACCAAGCTGGTGCGCTTTTCCGATATGTGCGGCGCAGAAATTCCGCGCTGGCTGCGGCTCAAACTGTATTCCTACGCCGACGATGCCGAATCCATCCGCGCCTTTGCGCTGGACGTGGTAACGCACATGTGCGAACGCCTGCTGCAAGGCGGCGCGCCGGGGCTGCATTTTTACACGCTCAACCGCGCTGATTTGTCGGCAGAGATTTGCAAACGGATTTACGGCGCACCCGCGAAGTGA